Proteins encoded in a region of the Streptomyces sp. NBC_00310 genome:
- a CDS encoding FG-GAP-like repeat-containing protein, whose protein sequence is MLLTLHQALVAHGGPTGAEFAGRDVVRVFPVDAPGASSFTPSSTPYNPLCTENVVRASDHRNGSITLRIRTLPVATAAAVLALAVTGIGAPTAVAAPSGPADDFNGDGYRDLAIGTPKASGGTVTVLFGSAAGVSRTRFVNVTQNTPGVPGASESVDRFGENVTGGDVNGDGYADLIVGAPGEEVTGKPRGSVTIVWGGAQPFTSGGIALTAPTAEAAGFGEGAAFADLDGDGTGNLTVVGTDTFWWYADGEPTQDGAFGPEMEFLPDGVQLDGIVAAHFSSQDGGNGFEYVLHGRQYEADGSPMPGYLGVLRGGPGDIGSSHTVLSDDGTTGSAAWWSSAVATGDINGDGYDDLVTADEAGVEGGSFMVRYGSATGLPLKGRTYHQDSPGVPGTDEVGDDFGSALALGDVTGDGRADLAVGAPYEDVNGKRNVGDVVLLKGGADGLTTTGAQSFHQATTGVPGAAEAGDHFGSSLRLRDINGNGKADLAVGAFGEDVLPDGYDDGAAWVLRGAAAGLTTTSVTSFNATDFGYPVVSGRKFADVFAR, encoded by the coding sequence ATGCTCCTCACCCTTCACCAGGCTCTCGTCGCCCACGGGGGCCCGACGGGCGCGGAGTTCGCGGGCCGCGATGTCGTCCGCGTCTTCCCGGTCGACGCGCCGGGCGCCTCCTCGTTCACCCCGTCTTCCACCCCGTACAACCCTTTGTGCACCGAGAACGTCGTACGGGCGTCGGATCATCGAAACGGGAGCATCACGTTGCGCATACGTACCCTGCCCGTGGCCACGGCTGCCGCCGTACTCGCCCTTGCCGTCACCGGGATCGGGGCGCCCACGGCTGTCGCGGCGCCCTCCGGTCCGGCGGACGACTTCAACGGCGACGGCTACCGCGACCTCGCCATCGGCACACCCAAGGCGAGCGGCGGCACGGTCACCGTCCTCTTCGGCTCCGCCGCCGGCGTCAGCCGCACCCGCTTCGTGAACGTCACCCAGAACACCCCCGGCGTGCCCGGCGCCTCGGAGAGCGTGGACAGGTTCGGCGAGAACGTCACCGGCGGCGACGTGAACGGCGACGGCTACGCCGACCTGATCGTCGGCGCGCCCGGCGAGGAGGTCACCGGCAAGCCGCGCGGCTCGGTGACGATCGTCTGGGGTGGTGCGCAGCCGTTCACGTCCGGTGGAATCGCGCTCACCGCGCCGACCGCCGAGGCCGCCGGCTTCGGCGAGGGCGCGGCCTTCGCCGACCTCGACGGGGACGGCACCGGCAACCTGACCGTCGTCGGCACCGACACCTTCTGGTGGTACGCCGACGGCGAGCCCACCCAGGACGGCGCGTTCGGCCCGGAGATGGAGTTCCTGCCGGACGGCGTACAACTGGACGGCATCGTGGCCGCCCACTTCTCCTCCCAGGACGGCGGCAACGGTTTCGAGTACGTCCTGCACGGCCGCCAGTACGAGGCGGACGGCTCCCCGATGCCCGGCTACCTCGGCGTGCTGCGCGGCGGCCCCGGCGACATCGGCTCCTCCCACACGGTCCTCAGCGACGACGGGACGACGGGCTCCGCCGCGTGGTGGTCGTCGGCCGTCGCGACGGGCGACATCAACGGCGACGGGTACGACGACCTGGTCACCGCCGACGAGGCGGGCGTCGAGGGCGGTTCGTTCATGGTGCGGTACGGCTCGGCGACCGGTCTGCCGCTCAAGGGCCGCACGTACCACCAGGACAGCCCCGGAGTCCCGGGCACCGACGAGGTCGGTGACGACTTCGGTTCGGCGCTCGCCCTCGGCGACGTGACCGGCGACGGCCGCGCGGATCTCGCGGTCGGTGCTCCGTACGAGGACGTGAACGGCAAGCGCAACGTCGGCGACGTCGTGCTCCTCAAGGGCGGTGCCGACGGCCTGACCACGACCGGCGCCCAGTCCTTCCACCAGGCCACGACGGGTGTGCCGGGCGCCGCGGAGGCCGGGGACCACTTCGGCTCCTCGCTCCGGCTGCGCGACATCAACGGCAACGGCAAGGCCGACCTCGCGGTCGGCGCGTTCGGCGAGGACGTCCTGCCGGACGGTTACGACGACGGCGCGGCGTGGGTGCTGCGGGGCGCGGCCGCCGGCCTGACGACGACCTCGGTGACGTCCTTCAACGCGACGGACTTCGGGTACCCGGTGGTGTCGGGCCGGAAGTTCGCGGACGTGTTCGCTCGCTGA
- a CDS encoding amino acid permease: MTTTVPKSPPTEPQSGLQAGLKSRHLSMIAIGGVIGAGLFVGSGSGIAAAGPGILISYALVGVLVVLVMRMLGEMAAANPTSGSFSAYADRALGRWAGFTIGWLYWFFWVVVLAVEATAGAKILAGWIPAVPQWGWALIVMIVLTATNLVSVSSYGEFEFWFAGIKVVAIAAFIVVGGLALFGLLPGSDHPASGFSNLTAHGGFLPNGPGAILTGVLMVVFSFMGSEIVTLAAGETADPRAAVTKSTNSVIWRIAVFYLGSILIVVSLLRWDDPAILKDGSYVAALSSIGIPHAGQIMNAIVLTSVLSCLNSGLYTASRMAFSLGRRSDAPAGFGRTTGSGVPRAAILASVVFGFVAVAFNYLWPDTVFQFLLNSSGAIALFVWLVICFSQLRMRKIIERESPEKLVVRMWLYPYLTWATIALITFVLGYMLTDTADGGGRDQVVLSTLVAVGVVALALIRRRRSARNETGTPDRVTLS; the protein is encoded by the coding sequence ATGACCACAACCGTCCCCAAAAGCCCTCCCACAGAGCCTCAGTCCGGCCTCCAGGCCGGACTGAAGAGCCGCCATCTGTCGATGATCGCCATCGGCGGTGTCATCGGCGCCGGCCTGTTCGTCGGCTCCGGCTCCGGCATCGCCGCCGCCGGCCCCGGCATCCTGATCTCGTACGCCCTCGTCGGCGTCCTGGTCGTTCTCGTGATGCGCATGCTCGGCGAGATGGCCGCGGCCAACCCCACCTCCGGCTCGTTCTCCGCCTATGCCGACCGTGCGCTCGGCCGCTGGGCCGGCTTCACCATCGGCTGGCTGTACTGGTTCTTCTGGGTCGTGGTGCTCGCCGTCGAGGCGACCGCCGGAGCCAAGATCCTTGCGGGCTGGATACCGGCGGTCCCCCAGTGGGGCTGGGCCCTGATCGTCATGATCGTCCTCACCGCCACCAACCTCGTCTCGGTGAGCTCCTACGGCGAGTTCGAGTTCTGGTTCGCCGGCATCAAGGTCGTCGCGATCGCAGCGTTCATCGTGGTCGGCGGCCTCGCCCTCTTCGGCCTGCTGCCCGGCTCGGACCACCCGGCGTCCGGCTTTTCCAACCTCACCGCGCACGGCGGCTTCCTGCCGAACGGACCCGGAGCGATCCTCACCGGCGTCCTGATGGTCGTCTTCTCCTTCATGGGCAGCGAGATCGTCACCCTGGCGGCGGGCGAGACCGCCGACCCGCGAGCCGCCGTCACCAAGTCCACCAACAGCGTCATCTGGCGGATCGCGGTGTTCTACCTGGGCTCGATCCTGATCGTGGTGTCGCTGCTGCGCTGGGACGACCCGGCGATCCTCAAGGACGGCTCGTACGTCGCCGCCCTGAGCTCCATCGGCATCCCGCACGCCGGCCAGATCATGAACGCCATCGTGCTGACCTCGGTGCTGTCCTGTCTCAACTCCGGCCTGTACACCGCCTCGCGCATGGCCTTCTCCCTCGGCCGGCGCAGCGACGCCCCGGCCGGCTTCGGGCGGACCACGGGCAGCGGAGTCCCGCGGGCGGCCATCCTGGCCTCGGTGGTCTTCGGCTTCGTCGCGGTCGCCTTCAACTACCTGTGGCCGGACACCGTCTTCCAGTTCCTGCTCAACTCCTCCGGCGCGATCGCCCTGTTCGTCTGGCTGGTCATCTGCTTCTCCCAGCTGCGGATGCGCAAGATCATCGAGCGGGAGTCGCCGGAGAAGCTGGTCGTCCGGATGTGGCTCTACCCCTACCTGACCTGGGCCACCATCGCCCTCATCACCTTCGTCCTGGGCTACATGCTCACCGACACGGCCGACGGCGGCGGCCGTGACCAGGTCGTCCTGTCGACCCTGGTGGCCGTGGGTGTGGTGGCCCTCGCCCTGATCCGCCGACGCCGGTCCGCCCGAAACGAGACAGGGACGCCGGACCGCGTCACCCTGTCGTAG
- a CDS encoding methyltransferase domain-containing protein yields the protein MGGTPVADYSLTLDDSEIARYRLMADIAERRERELWTSAGVAPGARIADVGCGPGALSVRLADIVAPDGAVWAVDRDADALAVAAALAERSGVPVHTGTGSADATGLAEGSFDVVMLRHVLAHNGGREQAIVDHLAELARPGGGTVYLVDVDATGFRLRGAPATYDEMDERYRELHRRRGNDLAVGTRLDKLLTAAGLEVIAYEGHINVMTPPPGMRGPAWAARDALLAEGLVTPDDIARWDEAFHQVEQALTDLRFFGNTYVAIGRRT from the coding sequence ATGGGAGGAACCCCAGTGGCCGACTACTCACTGACCCTCGACGACTCGGAGATCGCGCGCTACCGGCTCATGGCCGACATCGCCGAGCGGCGTGAACGCGAGCTGTGGACGTCCGCCGGGGTGGCTCCCGGGGCGCGGATCGCCGACGTGGGGTGCGGGCCGGGCGCGCTCTCGGTGCGGCTGGCGGACATCGTCGCCCCCGACGGTGCCGTCTGGGCCGTGGACCGCGACGCTGACGCGCTGGCCGTCGCCGCCGCGCTCGCCGAACGCTCCGGCGTCCCCGTGCACACCGGCACCGGATCCGCCGACGCCACCGGGCTGGCCGAGGGCTCGTTCGACGTGGTGATGCTCCGGCACGTGCTCGCCCACAACGGCGGCCGGGAACAGGCGATCGTGGACCATCTCGCCGAGCTGGCCAGGCCCGGCGGCGGCACGGTGTACCTCGTCGACGTCGACGCGACCGGCTTCCGGCTGCGGGGCGCGCCCGCCACGTACGACGAGATGGACGAGCGTTACCGCGAGCTGCACCGACGCCGGGGCAACGACCTCGCCGTCGGCACCCGGCTCGACAAGCTCCTCACCGCCGCCGGTCTCGAAGTCATCGCCTACGAGGGCCATATCAACGTCATGACGCCCCCGCCCGGTATGCGCGGTCCCGCCTGGGCCGCCCGTGACGCCCTGCTCGCCGAGGGCCTTGTCACCCCGGACGACATCGCCCGCTGGGACGAGGCGTTCCACCAGGTCGAACAGGCCCTGACCGACCTCCGCTTCTTCGGCAACACCTACGTCGCCATCGGCCGCCGCACCTGA
- a CDS encoding LLM class flavin-dependent oxidoreductase produces the protein MTNVRIGVMHDRDWAPEALPEFARRAEALGVDDLWVVEDLGWNGGVSAAAVALGATHRLRIGIGITPAPLRSPALLAMELATLARVFPGRLVAGIGHGVRDWMVQVGVAPRSPLALLEETITSVRALLRGERVEVTGREVKLDGVELVHPPAEVPPVVAGVVRPLSLELSGRVADGTLIAEGHGPRDLEHIRELTAKGGATADHTLTVFAFACVGDDPDEVARTLHPHTEGHGAWLGRPQEEVFTVSGDAARAADGIRALAAAGADTVVLRFVGEDPLGQLEAVLGAR, from the coding sequence ATGACAAACGTACGGATCGGTGTGATGCACGACCGCGACTGGGCCCCGGAGGCGTTGCCCGAGTTCGCGCGGCGGGCCGAGGCGCTCGGTGTGGACGATCTGTGGGTGGTGGAGGACCTCGGCTGGAACGGCGGCGTGTCGGCGGCGGCCGTGGCCCTGGGCGCGACCCACCGCCTGCGGATCGGCATCGGTATCACCCCGGCCCCGCTGCGCAGCCCGGCGCTGCTGGCGATGGAACTGGCCACACTGGCCCGGGTGTTCCCCGGCCGGCTGGTGGCCGGCATCGGGCACGGCGTGCGGGACTGGATGGTCCAGGTCGGTGTCGCGCCCCGCTCCCCGCTGGCTCTGCTGGAGGAGACGATCACCTCCGTGCGCGCGCTGCTGCGCGGTGAGCGTGTCGAAGTGACGGGGCGTGAAGTGAAGCTGGACGGGGTCGAGTTGGTCCATCCGCCGGCCGAGGTCCCGCCGGTCGTCGCGGGCGTGGTGCGCCCGCTCTCCCTCGAACTGTCCGGCCGGGTCGCCGACGGCACGCTGATCGCCGAGGGCCACGGTCCGCGCGATCTGGAACACATCCGTGAGCTGACCGCCAAGGGCGGCGCCACCGCCGACCACACCCTGACCGTCTTCGCCTTCGCGTGCGTCGGCGACGACCCCGACGAGGTGGCGCGCACCCTCCACCCCCACACCGAGGGCCACGGCGCGTGGCTGGGCCGCCCCCAGGAGGAGGTCTTCACCGTGTCCGGCGACGCCGCCCGGGCCGCCGACGGCATCCGCGCCCTCGCGGCGGCCGGCGCGGACACGGTCGTCCTGCGCTTCGTGGGCGAAGATCCGCTGGGGCAGTTGGAGGCCGTACTCGGAGCCCGGTAG
- a CDS encoding endonuclease/exonuclease/phosphatase family protein, translated as MVLGRNTRLLAGAVAVACMVLVGPSAPSGVLFARSLPVDAVRDVVPNRVMTWNICNPCDESDVDRAAEIATYAPQVIGLQEACVRDVERIRDHLENLHGLVYHVEYGTVLRNWGRCGGAPWSPGGYGQAILSAAPMTDRVNVEYPDGGSEDRGYLAVTTTVGGRSVRVFNTHLAQRRQEAVRAEQTAVLAADFARHDRAILLGDFNAVPDAPELTPIWKLAADTDPRCRPSSAGPCGLTTDWNSKFDYVFLRGIAPLEHRVHLTPYSDHHLVRADLDPT; from the coding sequence ATGGTGCTGGGAAGGAACACGCGGTTACTCGCGGGTGCCGTGGCCGTGGCCTGCATGGTTCTCGTCGGCCCCAGTGCGCCGAGCGGGGTCCTCTTCGCCAGGTCGCTGCCCGTCGATGCCGTCAGGGACGTCGTACCGAACCGGGTCATGACGTGGAACATCTGCAACCCCTGCGACGAGAGCGACGTCGACCGGGCAGCGGAGATCGCCACGTACGCGCCCCAGGTCATCGGCCTGCAAGAAGCCTGCGTGCGTGACGTCGAGAGGATCCGGGACCATCTGGAGAACCTGCACGGGCTGGTCTACCACGTCGAGTACGGGACGGTTCTTCGCAACTGGGGCCGCTGCGGGGGAGCGCCGTGGAGTCCGGGAGGCTACGGCCAGGCAATCCTCTCGGCGGCACCGATGACGGACCGCGTCAACGTGGAATACCCCGACGGCGGGTCGGAGGACCGCGGCTACCTGGCGGTCACCACCACGGTGGGCGGCCGATCCGTCCGGGTCTTCAACACACACCTCGCCCAGCGACGGCAAGAAGCGGTCCGGGCGGAGCAGACCGCCGTGCTCGCCGCGGACTTCGCCCGGCACGACCGCGCGATCCTTCTCGGTGACTTCAACGCCGTGCCGGACGCTCCCGAGCTCACCCCTATATGGAAGCTGGCCGCGGACACGGACCCCCGGTGTCGTCCCTCCTCCGCCGGCCCCTGCGGGCTGACCACCGACTGGAACAGCAAGTTCGACTACGTCTTCCTGCGAGGCATCGCCCCGCTCGAGCACCGCGTGCACCTCACCCCGTACTCGGACCACCATCTGGTGCGCGCCGACCTGGACCCGACCTGA
- a CDS encoding LLM class F420-dependent oxidoreductase produces MVHIGYTMMTEQAGPRELVDHLVRAESAGFDFSVTSDHYFPWLRSQGHAPYAWSVLGAAAQATSRIPLMTYVTCPTFRYHPAVVAQKAATMQLLSEGRFRLGLGSGENLNEHVVGGGWPSVNVRHDMLEEAVEIIRSLFEGGHVNHHGAHYDVESARLWDLPDEPPPLGIAVSGEQSCALAGRLADLVIATEPEAGLLQAFDRHGGTGKPRVGQLPVCYDPDRDTAVRRAHSQFRWFGSGWKVNSELPHPDSFDSATQFVRPDDVAASIPCGDDPEAFVEAVRPYAEAGFTEIALVQIGGESQPAYLDWSEKTLLPALRDAFA; encoded by the coding sequence ATGGTGCACATCGGATACACGATGATGACCGAGCAGGCCGGTCCCCGTGAGCTCGTCGACCATCTGGTTCGGGCCGAGAGCGCGGGCTTCGACTTCTCGGTCACCTCCGACCACTACTTCCCGTGGCTGCGCTCGCAGGGCCACGCTCCGTACGCGTGGAGCGTGCTGGGCGCGGCCGCCCAGGCGACCTCGCGCATTCCGCTGATGACGTACGTGACCTGCCCGACGTTCCGCTATCACCCGGCAGTGGTGGCGCAGAAGGCGGCGACGATGCAGTTGCTCTCGGAAGGACGGTTCCGGCTGGGGCTCGGTTCAGGTGAGAACCTCAACGAACACGTGGTGGGCGGCGGTTGGCCGTCCGTGAACGTACGGCACGACATGCTCGAGGAGGCGGTGGAGATCATCCGCTCACTCTTCGAGGGCGGCCACGTGAACCACCACGGGGCGCACTATGACGTGGAATCCGCCCGGCTGTGGGACCTGCCGGACGAGCCGCCGCCGCTCGGCATCGCCGTCTCCGGCGAGCAGTCGTGCGCCCTCGCGGGCAGGCTCGCCGACCTGGTCATCGCCACCGAGCCCGAGGCGGGGCTGCTCCAGGCCTTCGACCGGCACGGCGGCACGGGCAAGCCGCGCGTGGGCCAGCTGCCGGTGTGCTACGACCCCGACCGCGACACCGCCGTGCGGCGCGCTCATTCCCAGTTCCGCTGGTTCGGCAGCGGCTGGAAGGTCAACTCCGAGCTGCCGCACCCGGATTCGTTCGATTCGGCCACACAGTTCGTCAGGCCCGACGACGTCGCCGCGTCCATCCCGTGCGGCGACGATCCGGAAGCCTTCGTCGAGGCCGTACGCCCGTACGCCGAGGCCGGGTTCACCGAGATCGCCCTGGTGCAGATCGGCGGCGAGTCGCAGCCCGCGTATCTGGACTGGTCGGAGAAGACGCTGCTGCCCGCCCTGCGCGACGCCTTCGCATGA
- a CDS encoding FadR/GntR family transcriptional regulator, whose protein sequence is MVNAAGKFGPYNQPAPARPAPLGGAWDTRVLAGRGPTGAELVRSRIALRLRLRSVAPGDRLPDAGVLAEELGISEITVRRALEAMCQDGLLDRRRGRAGGTFVAPDWDTVVAVLHDVDEAASLDSFHLLLECGLVAHSSGEVPDGRLDGLRALVEEMDDAEDPARLLELETRFHLDLAEALGGVGIREFAADLLGRQCLLGPAPDASVVRARNRCHADLLVELARGAMDPAVHAVKAHRHAGPN, encoded by the coding sequence GTGGTGAATGCAGCGGGCAAGTTCGGTCCCTACAACCAGCCGGCGCCCGCGCGGCCCGCGCCGCTCGGCGGGGCGTGGGACACCCGCGTCCTGGCCGGTCGGGGACCCACGGGAGCGGAACTGGTCAGGTCCAGGATCGCCCTGCGGTTGCGTCTGAGGTCCGTGGCGCCGGGCGACCGACTGCCGGACGCGGGCGTCCTCGCCGAGGAACTGGGGATCAGCGAGATCACCGTGCGCCGCGCGCTGGAGGCCATGTGTCAGGACGGTCTGCTCGACCGTCGTCGGGGCCGGGCGGGCGGGACCTTCGTCGCGCCGGACTGGGACACGGTCGTCGCCGTGCTGCACGACGTCGACGAGGCGGCCTCGCTGGACTCCTTCCATCTGCTGCTCGAATGCGGACTCGTGGCCCACAGCTCCGGCGAGGTCCCGGACGGGCGGCTCGACGGACTGCGGGCGCTGGTCGAGGAGATGGACGATGCCGAGGATCCGGCCCGGCTGCTGGAGCTGGAGACCCGCTTCCATCTCGACCTAGCGGAGGCCCTCGGTGGCGTCGGGATCCGTGAGTTCGCCGCGGACCTGCTCGGTCGGCAGTGCCTGCTGGGGCCCGCGCCGGATGCCTCGGTCGTACGGGCCCGCAACCGCTGCCACGCCGACCTGCTCGTCGAACTCGCCCGTGGCGCGATGGACCCGGCGGTGCACGCGGTGAAGGCACACCGGCACGCCGGACCGAACTGA